Within Longimicrobiaceae bacterium, the genomic segment GCCCCACCACTCGCCCGATGGATCGGCTTCGCGCGCGGCGGTGAGCATCACGGACCCAGCGCCGATGGTGAGCATCGCGCCCTGCGGTTGCCCGGGCGGGCCGTAGCGGTAGCGCTCTCTGAAACCGAAGGTGTTGCACAGCCAGTCGATCGCCGTGCCCACATCGTCGTAGACGAGCGTGGGGAACACGGTGCCCAGCGCGGCGGAGCGGTTCTCGACCATCGTCTCTCCTCCATCATCCGAAGCGGACCAGCACGCATCTACCGAATCGCCCGAATCGGCGCTCATCTCCCGCAGCCGATCAACCGATCAACCAGTGCCGAACCACTCTTCGGCGAGAGCGTCCAGCGTTGTCGCGCTTCGCGGCGGGACGGTCTTGAGATACCAGGCGAGGTTGCTGTACCGGTGCAGCAGGGCGTACGCGAGGATGCGGCGGGGAAGCTCGGGCGTGAGGTCCGCGGCG encodes:
- a CDS encoding VOC family protein, which translates into the protein MVENRSAALGTVFPTLVYDDVGTAIDWLCNTFGFRERYRYGPPGQPQGAMLTIGAGSVMLTAAREADPSGEWWG